In bacterium, the following proteins share a genomic window:
- a CDS encoding NAD-dependent epimerase/dehydratase family protein — translation MERIMVIGAVGQIGSELTMALREKFGNDNVVAIGRKTKPSEELLNSGPFEFSNVLNYDELKAMVQKYRIDTIYLMAAILSATGEQNPMLAYRVNNGGLVNVLEIGRELKLERVMIPSSIAVFGPETPRDNTPNETILKPKTMYGISKVHGELLCDYHFYKYGLDIRGLRYPGIISYKTPPGGGTTDYTVEMYRAAAEGKPYTCFVKQDTVLPMMYMPDALKSIMDLAEADLGRLKHHSDFNVTAMSFSAGELAESIRQYKPDFKVSYEPDFRQDIADSWPRSLDDSAAREEWGWDPEYDLEAMTEDMLENLPKVLGM, via the coding sequence ATGGAGCGAATCATGGTTATCGGTGCTGTCGGTCAGATCGGCTCTGAGCTGACTATGGCGCTGAGAGAGAAGTTTGGTAACGACAACGTGGTCGCCATCGGCCGCAAGACGAAACCCAGCGAAGAGCTGCTCAACTCGGGCCCTTTTGAGTTCAGTAACGTCCTCAACTACGACGAGCTGAAGGCCATGGTCCAGAAATATCGGATAGACACAATATATCTGATGGCGGCGATTCTCTCCGCCACCGGCGAGCAGAACCCGATGTTGGCCTATCGCGTCAACAACGGCGGACTCGTCAACGTGCTCGAGATAGGGCGCGAGCTGAAGCTCGAAAGAGTGATGATCCCAAGCTCAATAGCCGTGTTTGGGCCCGAAACGCCTCGTGATAACACGCCCAATGAGACCATTCTCAAGCCGAAGACGATGTATGGTATCTCAAAGGTCCATGGAGAGCTTCTCTGCGACTATCACTTCTACAAATACGGCCTCGATATTCGTGGGCTGAGGTATCCCGGCATCATCAGCTACAAGACGCCCCCGGGCGGTGGCACGACTGACTACACGGTCGAGATGTATCGCGCCGCGGCGGAGGGTAAGCCTTACACCTGCTTCGTGAAACAGGATACCGTCTTGCCAATGATGTATATGCCCGATGCGCTCAAATCAATCATGGATTTGGCCGAGGCAGACCTGGGCAGACTCAAACACCATTCGGACTTCAACGTAACTGCGATGAGTTTCAGCGCAGGCGAGCTGGCCGAGTCGATCAGGCAATACAAGCCCGACTTCAAGGTGAGCTATGAGCCCGACTTCAGGCAGGATATCGCCGACTCTTGGCCGAGATCGCTCGACGATTCTGCGGCCAGGGAAGAGTGGGGCTGGGACCCTGAATACGACCTGGAAGCTATGACAGAAGATATGCTGGAGAATCTACCGAAGGTATTGGGCATGTAG
- a CDS encoding rhomboid family intramembrane serine protease: protein MIIPYKDVNPTDSFPYVTVAIIAANAAMFLGQTYMDITEGPGHSVLNFGFRPVALLHPAEAVAAVSPILTLFLSMFMHAGIIHIAGNMLYLWIYGDNVEDVMGHVFYLIFYVTGGLLATFTHLLFNPTSNVPMIGASGAVASVLGAYLVLYPHAKVKTLVWIFIFITVVYLPAWALIGFFVGLNLVMGVISLASPSAGGVAWFAHMGGLAFGVAIALLFRSGLRHARRDHSSFNQWPSEWRL, encoded by the coding sequence ATGATCATCCCATACAAGGACGTCAACCCGACCGACTCCTTCCCATACGTCACGGTAGCAATTATCGCCGCAAACGCGGCCATGTTCCTCGGGCAGACCTACATGGACATCACGGAGGGGCCGGGCCATAGCGTGCTCAACTTCGGTTTCAGGCCGGTCGCATTACTTCATCCTGCCGAGGCAGTCGCAGCTGTCTCTCCAATTCTAACCCTCTTTCTCTCCATGTTCATGCACGCCGGCATAATCCACATCGCCGGCAACATGCTCTACCTCTGGATATATGGGGACAACGTGGAAGATGTGATGGGGCATGTCTTCTACCTAATCTTCTACGTCACCGGCGGACTTCTGGCCACGTTCACACACCTTCTCTTCAATCCCACCTCTAATGTCCCAATGATCGGCGCAAGCGGAGCGGTCGCCTCCGTCCTAGGTGCTTATCTCGTGTTATATCCACACGCCAAAGTCAAGACGCTCGTCTGGATATTTATTTTCATTACCGTTGTATATCTCCCCGCCTGGGCACTCATCGGCTTCTTTGTCGGCCTGAACCTGGTGATGGGTGTGATCAGTCTCGCCTCGCCCAGCGCCGGCGGCGTCGCATGGTTCGCACACATGGGGGGCCTGGCCTTTGGCGTCGCCATCGCGCTCCTGTTTAGAAGCGGGCTGCGACACGCCAGAAGAGACCACAGTAGTTTTAACCAATGGCCTAGTGAGTGGAGGCTTTAG